CCGGAAAACCAAAATTGTCTGGGAGAAAAGACCAATATCATGCTCTTGATTATGAAGAATGATTTCCTAGTTTAATTATCTCAAACACAAATATTTCTTCTAAACTTTTTTAGTGAATAAAATCTACTTGTATCTTTTCTTGTTGATTCAATTGCTTACAAAGTTTTATCCTTAAACTGCAGAAAGAACAATGAATGTTGCCGCATTCCCATCTTTTTTAGGTTCTCTTTAAATTAGATCCttctatattttgaaatatggaAAAATCTACAATTgttaaaaaatttctattttatccaGAAACACCAAAATTTGCCCCAAAAACCAAAATTGTCTGGAAGTAAAGAACAATATCCTGCTCTTGATTATGAAGAATGATTTCCTAGTTCAATTATCTCAAACACAAATATTTCTTCTAAACATATTTAGTGAATAAAATCTACTTGTATCTTATCTTGTTGATTCAATTTTCTTACAAAGTTTTATCCTTAAACTGCAGAAAGAACAACGAATGTTACCGCATTCCCATCGTTTTCGAACACAACGTCTGAATCCGTTGAATTTATCCTAGTGTTCATCCTTGGACCAAGTCCATAAGTTTGCTTTTGTCCTAGTCATTAGGTACTAGTGAAATTAgtattctttttctttccaaaaGGAAATTAGTATTCTAAGGGAacaatagtttataattttaggGAACTTGGTGGAGCTCGATTTTGGCATATTTACAACTGACGAATATTGAAAATTCCAAGGAGACTGAAGAGAAAGGCACTGCTTTTGAACAAACCTCAGTCTTTAGTCTGATCTTTACCCCCTCATCATTTTACTCTATGACTCTCTGCTTGCTTTTGTTTTTCGGCTTTATTTTTATTGTCCGTTGGGATAacttttttttccctttttttgtGCACTTTCcgtcgaaataacaaaaaagtgAGTCCcatgttattttttgaaatgtaAGCGAATACCGTAttaactcaaataattgaatcAATGTGTTGAATGTATATATTGAAGTTTTGACCAATATACTTTTATTAGAATATCTCTTTAAAGATTGCACAGAAGCGTTGAAGGATCTCTCCGATGCTCTTAAAGCAGAAAAATTATTCTGGAAACAGAAGAGTTGGGTGTTTTGGCTGAGGGAAGGGGacataaatacaaaaatttttCATGCCTTAACAAAGCAAAAGAGAGCGAGGAATAAGATTACACAGCTCCTAGACGCGAATGGAGCCATAGTTGAGGACGAAGAAGGattagtagccattgctactagttaCTTTAGACAGATCTTTGAATCATCGGATCCAGAAGATATTGAAGACGCACTTTCTCAGGTTCCATCGACGATCACTGGAGATATGAATGACAACCTTACAGCTCCGGTCTCTGAATGGGAGATCAAACTAGCGCTCTTTGCTATGCATCCGGAAAAGGCCCCAGGTACAGATGGGATGACGGCACTTTTCTATCAGAAATTCTGGGATATTGCAAAGGATGATTTAACtcttatggttaataaattcCTTTTCGAGGGGACGATGGCGAATGGActgaatgatacaaatatatgtcttaTCCCGAAAACAACGAGGCCCAATGAAATGTCCCAGTTTAGACCCATCAGCTTATGTAACGTCAGttacaagataatctctaaggTCTTATGTCAGAGATTAAAGAGAGTGCTACCAGGACTGATATCGGAGACtcagtcagcctttgttgctgggAGACAGGTCTCAGATAACATTATGATTGCTCAGGAGATGTTCCACGCTCTTAGAACTAAACCTAGTGGACGTAGTAAAAGGATGGCTATCAAGACAGACATGAGTAAGACATATGATAGGATGGAATGGCCCTTTATTGAAGCTGTCATGCGCAAAATGGGGTTCTCAGAGATATGGATTGCCTGGATAATGCGTTGTATTACGTCGGTGAAATATAAGgtctgtaagacccgatcccggccgactaggccgcggtcgat
This genomic stretch from Brassica napus cultivar Da-Ae chromosome C9, Da-Ae, whole genome shotgun sequence harbors:
- the LOC125592637 gene encoding uncharacterized protein LOC125592637 gives rise to the protein MDAYLKLVENLAQSFDQFGLTRIPRAKNAQADTLATLASSSDPGLSRVIPVEFIEHPSIGPPVIINLIESPDGDPGEVDIQATKDLEQSEYGFHKPWTKTILSYIADGKLPAEKWAAQNIKTQSARYVLVEGELYKWRFSGPLMTYVEGEKARRIMEHVHSGSCGNHSGGRSLAIKIKRHGHHWPTMIINYCTEALKDLSDALKAEKLFWKQKSWVFWLREGDINTKIFHALTKQKRARNKITQLLDANGAIVEDEEGLVAIATSYFRQIFESSDPEDIEDALSQVPSTITGDMNDNLTAPVSEWEIKLALFAMHPEKAPGTDGMTALFYQKFWDIAKDDLTLMVNKFLFEGTMANGLNDTNICLIPKTTRPNEMSQFRPISLCNVSYKIISKVLCQRLKRVLPGLISETQSAFVAGRQVSDNIMIAQEMFHALRTKPSGRSKRMAIKTDMSL